A region from the Musa acuminata AAA Group cultivar baxijiao chromosome BXJ1-10, Cavendish_Baxijiao_AAA, whole genome shotgun sequence genome encodes:
- the LOC135594627 gene encoding disease resistance protein RGA2-like yields MALASDLEHVLLHVLPRPAMMPQGRLLGMPNHMEMIRDLLWAINGTILDAELRALKEPELEEWVTDVGAAIVDVDDLLGRILAWHPRGGAAAASNRSICSIRAASRRPILLKLKEMVGRLKYLGRRGSVLGLSKEILESVDPRQEEEHSTVLREEVVGRDEDVEEIIDILQQQQSGDCDEWLLISGGDGKTTLARLIYHHPWVRENFQHRIWVDVPNIASLDPKRIMREFTRSITGGAMRGHLAILRWIPWKQILARSG; encoded by the coding sequence ATGGCGTTGGCGTCAGATCTGGAGCACGTACTGTTGCATGTACTGCCGAGGCCTGCGATGATGCCGCAGGGGCGACTACTAGGCATGCCAAACCACATGGAGATGATTCGAGACCTCCTCTGGGCTATCAATGGCACGATCTTGGACGCCGAGCTTCGAGCGTTGAAGGAGCCGGAGTTGGAGGAGTGGGTGACTGACGTCGGTGCAGCCATTGTGGACGTCGACGATCTGCTCGGTAGGATCCTTGCCTGGCATCCAAGAGGAGGAGCGGCTGCAGCATCGAATCGCTCCATCTGCAGCATCCGGGCGGCCTCTCGCCGACCCATTCTATTGAAGCTCAAGGAGATGGTGGGCCGGCTGAAGTATCTGGGGAGGAGGGGGTCCGTGTTGGGCCTCTCGAAGGAGATATTGGAGTCTGTGGATCCACGACAAGAAGAAGAGCACTCCACCGTCCTAAGAGAAGAGGTGGTGGGACGCGACGAAGATGTAGAAGAAATCATCGACATTTTGCAGCAACAACAGTCTGGCGATTGTGATGAATGGCTGCTCATAAGTGGCGGTGATGGGAAGACGACCCTCGCTCGGTTGATTTACCACCATCCCTGGGTGCGCGAGAATTTCCAGCATCGAATCTGGGTGGATGTCCCAAACATTGCTTCGTTGGATCCGAAGCGGATCATGAGAGAATTCACGAGATCAATAACCGGGGGAGCCATGCGAGGACATCTGGCTATTCTACGATGGATTCCATGGAAGCAAATACTTGCTCGTTCTGGATGA